In the genome of Nitrospira japonica, one region contains:
- the pgi gene encoding glucose-6-phosphate isomerase produces the protein MANTIPSLTSRPAWKALEAHYQTLRDVHLRRLFADDPGRGESLTAEAVGVVLDYSKNRITGDTLDLLVRLAEDCGLRGRIDAMFRGERINETEGRAVLHVALRMPKGSSVELDGVNVVTQVHTVLDRMAEFCTKVRSGAWKGHTGKRIRAVVNVGIGGSDLGPVMAYEALRHYSDRNMIFRFVSNIDGTDFVEAVRDLNPAETLFIISSKTFTTLETMTNGHSAREWLLAGLGGDVKAVAKHCVAVSTNASEVAKFGIDPANMFEFWDWVGGRYSMDSAIGLSTMLAVGPEQFRSMLSGFHQMDEHFRTAPFRRNLPALMGLLAVWNGDFFGADTAAVLPYDQYLKRFPAYLQQLTMESNGKHVTLEGAKTTYQTGAVFWGEPGTNGQHSFYQLIHQGTKLIPCDFIACMKPLNPLGRHHDLLIANVFAQSEALAFGKTAEEVRGEGTAERLVPHRVFEGNRPSNTILLERLTPEALGKLVALYEHSVFTQGAVWGINCFDQWGVELGKALAQRIVPELERAEAPAPAHDSSTNHLIRRYRAAKTS, from the coding sequence ATGGCGAACACGATTCCATCGTTGACTTCCCGTCCGGCTTGGAAGGCACTCGAGGCGCATTATCAGACGCTCCGCGATGTTCATCTCCGGAGGTTGTTTGCGGATGATCCCGGACGGGGCGAGAGTCTGACGGCCGAGGCGGTCGGGGTAGTGCTCGACTATTCGAAGAACCGTATCACCGGCGATACCCTTGATCTGCTGGTCCGGCTGGCGGAGGACTGCGGGTTGCGCGGGAGAATCGACGCCATGTTCCGCGGCGAACGGATCAACGAAACCGAAGGCCGCGCCGTCCTGCATGTCGCCTTGCGCATGCCGAAAGGCTCCTCCGTCGAGTTGGACGGAGTGAACGTCGTGACACAGGTTCATACCGTGCTGGATCGGATGGCCGAGTTTTGCACCAAGGTCCGGAGCGGCGCGTGGAAGGGGCATACGGGAAAACGCATCCGCGCCGTCGTCAACGTCGGCATCGGCGGCTCAGACCTGGGCCCGGTAATGGCCTATGAGGCGCTCCGGCACTACAGCGACCGGAACATGATCTTCCGCTTCGTCTCCAATATCGACGGCACGGACTTCGTCGAGGCCGTGCGTGATTTGAATCCCGCCGAGACGCTCTTCATCATTTCCTCCAAGACCTTCACCACGTTGGAAACCATGACCAACGGGCACAGCGCGCGCGAGTGGTTGCTGGCCGGCTTGGGCGGCGACGTGAAAGCCGTCGCGAAACATTGCGTCGCCGTATCGACCAATGCGTCGGAGGTGGCGAAATTTGGCATCGATCCGGCCAACATGTTCGAATTCTGGGATTGGGTCGGAGGACGGTACTCGATGGACTCGGCGATCGGTCTTTCGACGATGCTGGCCGTCGGTCCCGAGCAGTTTCGTTCCATGCTCTCCGGTTTTCATCAAATGGACGAGCATTTCCGCACCGCGCCCTTCCGCCGAAATCTGCCCGCGTTGATGGGTCTCCTGGCGGTCTGGAATGGTGATTTCTTCGGCGCGGACACGGCGGCGGTGCTGCCGTACGATCAGTATTTGAAACGCTTTCCCGCATATCTTCAACAGTTGACGATGGAGAGCAACGGGAAGCACGTGACTCTCGAGGGGGCCAAGACCACGTATCAAACCGGGGCCGTCTTCTGGGGAGAGCCCGGCACCAACGGACAACATTCGTTCTATCAATTGATCCATCAGGGGACGAAGCTGATCCCCTGTGATTTCATTGCGTGCATGAAGCCGCTCAATCCGCTGGGCCGACACCACGATCTCCTGATCGCAAATGTCTTTGCACAGAGCGAGGCGTTGGCATTCGGCAAGACGGCGGAGGAAGTCAGGGGGGAGGGCACGGCCGAGCGGCTCGTGCCTCATCGGGTATTCGAGGGAAACCGGCCGTCCAATACGATTCTGTTGGAGCGGTTGACGCCGGAGGCTCTCGGAAAGCTCGTGGCCCTGTACGAGCACTCCGTCTTCACGCAGGGAGCCGTGTGGGGGATCAATTGCTTCGATCAGTGGGGCGTCGAACTCGGCAAGGCATTGGCCCAGCGCATCGTTCCCGAACTGGAACGGGCGGAGGCGCCGGCGCCCGCCCACGACAGCTCGACCAATCATCTTATCCGGCGCTATCGCGCCGCGAAGACATCATAA
- a CDS encoding SMP-30/gluconolactonase/LRE family protein, producing the protein MTFSIRPNSEGPTGRLNYRAGRLRGITAIICGLVLLVAQGALRAEDTVLAPGATLQKLAGEFEFTEGPTCDAEGSVFFTDQPNDRIMRWSADGGLSTFLQPSGRANGMYFDYKGNLIACADERNALWSIAPDRQVTVLLGEYQGKPLNGPNDVWVRADGALYFTDPFYRRRWWKHDKMPQDGQHVYFLSADRRQLVRVADDLQQPNGLIGTPDGNTLYVADIGAGKIYRYDIAPDGQLGGRKLFAEYGSDGMTLDEEGHLYLTGEGVRVLDRDGRQIEYIDVPGEAWTANVSFCGRNRRTLFITASKGLYGIKLRVGGANGAK; encoded by the coding sequence ATGACGTTTTCGATTCGACCGAACAGTGAGGGGCCGACCGGACGCTTGAATTACCGTGCCGGACGACTCCGAGGCATCACCGCCATCATTTGCGGCTTGGTCCTCTTGGTCGCTCAGGGTGCACTGCGGGCGGAGGACACTGTCCTGGCGCCGGGGGCTACGCTGCAGAAACTGGCCGGCGAGTTCGAATTCACCGAAGGACCGACCTGCGACGCCGAGGGCAGCGTCTTTTTCACCGATCAGCCCAATGATCGAATCATGCGATGGAGCGCGGACGGCGGACTCTCCACCTTTTTGCAGCCGTCCGGCCGAGCCAACGGCATGTATTTCGACTACAAGGGGAACCTCATCGCCTGTGCCGACGAAAGAAATGCGCTCTGGTCCATTGCGCCGGACCGTCAGGTCACGGTCCTCCTCGGCGAGTATCAGGGGAAGCCCCTCAACGGCCCCAACGACGTCTGGGTCCGCGCCGACGGGGCGCTCTATTTTACCGATCCGTTCTATCGCCGCCGCTGGTGGAAGCACGACAAGATGCCGCAGGACGGCCAGCACGTCTACTTTCTCTCCGCCGACCGTCGCCAACTGGTGCGGGTGGCGGACGATCTGCAGCAACCCAACGGCCTCATCGGCACGCCTGACGGAAACACGCTGTATGTCGCGGATATCGGTGCAGGCAAGATCTATCGATACGACATCGCGCCGGATGGGCAGCTCGGCGGCAGGAAGCTGTTCGCCGAGTATGGTTCGGACGGCATGACGTTGGACGAGGAGGGCCATCTCTATCTGACCGGTGAAGGGGTTCGGGTTCTCGACCGCGACGGCCGGCAGATCGAGTACATCGATGTGCCGGGAGAAGCCTGGACGGCGAACGTCAGCTTCTGCGGCAGGAACAGGCGCACCCTGTTCATCACGGCCAGCAAGGGACTCTATGGGATCAAACTGCGGGTCGGTGGGGCGAACGGGGCGAAGTGA
- a CDS encoding glucose 1-dehydrogenase: MKAVTVEPSKPDSARLQDVPEPDAGTGSVLVEAIAVGICGTDQEIVQGHYGWAPSGERHLILGHESLGRVLDPGPIGSLKEGDLVVGIVRRPDPVPCPNCAAGEWDMCRNGRYTERGIKEMHGFMSERWRIEPDFAMKIDQSLGLLGVLLEPTTVVTKAWEQVMAVGSRAFWEPWCVLVTGAGPIGLLAALLGKQHGFEVHVLDRATSGPKPDLVQSLGAGYHTGSVLELDFEPDIIIECTGDGRIVSDSIRAVKAGGVLGLTGVGGGEQMDGSFGADLATEAVLGNKVIVGCVNANKRHWYKASRALARADRSWLARLVTRREAPENFSRALEKESTDVKVVVQFADI; this comes from the coding sequence ATGAAGGCGGTCACCGTCGAACCATCGAAACCGGATTCCGCCCGGTTGCAGGACGTGCCGGAACCGGATGCGGGGACCGGCTCCGTGCTGGTGGAAGCCATTGCGGTGGGAATATGCGGCACCGATCAGGAAATCGTCCAGGGACACTATGGCTGGGCGCCAAGCGGCGAGCGCCATTTGATTCTGGGCCACGAATCGCTGGGACGGGTCTTGGATCCCGGGCCGATCGGATCGTTGAAGGAGGGCGACTTGGTGGTCGGGATCGTTCGCCGGCCCGACCCTGTGCCTTGTCCCAACTGCGCCGCGGGAGAATGGGACATGTGCCGCAACGGCCGATACACCGAGCGCGGGATCAAAGAGATGCACGGGTTCATGTCCGAGCGCTGGAGAATCGAGCCGGATTTTGCCATGAAGATCGATCAATCGCTGGGCCTCCTCGGGGTCCTGCTCGAACCGACCACAGTCGTCACCAAGGCTTGGGAACAGGTGATGGCGGTGGGGAGCCGGGCGTTCTGGGAGCCCTGGTGCGTACTGGTGACCGGAGCCGGTCCGATCGGCTTGCTGGCCGCATTGCTCGGCAAGCAGCACGGATTTGAAGTCCACGTCCTGGACCGCGCGACATCGGGACCCAAGCCGGATCTGGTCCAGAGCCTCGGTGCCGGGTATCACACGGGAAGCGTCCTCGAGTTGGACTTCGAACCGGACATCATCATCGAGTGCACGGGCGACGGCCGGATCGTGTCCGATTCCATCCGCGCGGTGAAAGCCGGCGGAGTGCTCGGACTGACCGGCGTCGGTGGGGGCGAACAGATGGACGGTTCCTTCGGGGCCGACCTCGCCACCGAGGCGGTGTTGGGCAACAAGGTGATCGTCGGCTGCGTGAATGCCAACAAGCGTCATTGGTACAAGGCCAGCCGTGCGCTCGCCCGGGCGGATCGGTCCTGGCTCGCGCGGCTGGTTACGAGGCGCGAGGCGCCGGAGAATTTTTCCCGCGCACTGGAAAAAGAATCGACCGACGTGAAGGTCGTGGTGCAATTTGCGGACATCTAA
- a CDS encoding MGH1-like glycoside hydrolase domain-containing protein → MTREHERLEEARMHKLAWKKWGPYLSERQWGTVREDYSESGNAWDYFTHDQARSRAYRWGEDGLAGISDDKQQLCFALALWNGEDPILKERLFGLTNSEGNHGEDVKEYYFYLDSTPTHSYMKYLYKYPQAAYPYADLVQTNKSRTRHEMEYELIDTGVFDDDRYFDVLVEYAKETPDDILIKISVSNRGKEAASLHVLPTLWFRNTWSWSKGAVKPGIEQVTGAKGLTVAMASHEGLSKRYLTCEGDIPLLFTENESNMQRLFNKSSASAYVKDGIGEYVVNGQQAAVNPYRTGTKTAADYQLRVKGGETKVVRLRLSHAAPPEDSASVRSFATGFEKVMGERLREADEFYASITPPSLNKEEALVMRQSLAGMLWTKQYYYFDLDKWLEEHGADPLSPAKSPNLRNRHWYHMLNDDVISMPDKWEYPWYAAWDLAFHCVALTAVDPDFAKEQLELMLHDMYIHPNGQVPAYEWNFGDVNPPVHAWATWFVYQADKQRHGEGDVEFLKNGFQKLLLNFTWWVNRKDPTGRNVFEGGFLGLDNIGVFDRSAPLPTGGCLEQADGTAWMALFSQNMLDIAVELAKHDPVYEEMALKFLQHFLWIAAAMDRIGEHHDEMWDEEDGFFYDLLRLPDGHATRLKVRSMVGLLPLCASTVFEMDIEERHPDLLGRAREFLRRHPELMATIAPPNKPGAHNRRLLSILDETKLRRVLSTMLDESEFLSPFGIRSLSRYHLDQPYIFKVHGEEYRVSYLPAESDTGMFGGNSNWRGPVWMPVNVLIIRALLNLYAYYGNDFTVECPTGSGKRMNLFEVSREITLRLSRIFVPDETGRRPVFGGNEKFQSDPFWRDCIPFYEYFHGDDGAGLGASHQTGWTGLIGRLLQIHGAVNAESILEHGKFGTSKRIGGLAQGRKKSGSKT, encoded by the coding sequence ATGACGCGCGAGCATGAACGGCTCGAAGAGGCGCGCATGCACAAGCTGGCCTGGAAGAAGTGGGGGCCCTATTTGAGCGAACGGCAATGGGGCACGGTACGGGAGGACTACAGCGAGTCTGGCAATGCCTGGGATTATTTTACGCATGATCAGGCCCGGTCGCGTGCGTATCGATGGGGTGAAGACGGACTGGCTGGAATCTCCGACGACAAGCAGCAGCTCTGCTTCGCGTTGGCGCTCTGGAACGGAGAAGATCCGATCCTCAAGGAGCGCTTGTTCGGCCTGACCAACAGCGAAGGAAACCACGGTGAGGACGTCAAGGAATACTATTTCTATCTCGACAGCACCCCGACGCATTCCTATATGAAGTATCTCTACAAATATCCCCAAGCGGCCTATCCCTATGCTGATTTGGTTCAGACCAACAAGTCCCGTACCCGCCATGAAATGGAGTATGAACTGATCGACACCGGGGTTTTCGACGACGACCGGTACTTCGACGTATTGGTGGAGTATGCCAAGGAAACTCCCGACGATATCCTGATCAAGATCAGCGTCAGCAATCGGGGCAAAGAGGCGGCGAGCCTGCACGTGCTGCCGACCCTTTGGTTCCGCAACACCTGGTCATGGTCCAAGGGAGCGGTGAAGCCGGGCATCGAGCAGGTCACCGGGGCCAAGGGCCTGACTGTCGCCATGGCGTCGCACGAGGGCCTGAGTAAGCGCTATCTGACCTGCGAAGGGGATATCCCGCTGCTGTTCACCGAAAACGAAAGCAACATGCAGCGCCTGTTCAATAAATCCAGCGCGAGCGCGTATGTGAAGGATGGGATCGGCGAATATGTCGTGAACGGCCAGCAGGCGGCGGTCAATCCATATCGAACCGGGACCAAAACGGCCGCGGACTATCAACTGCGTGTCAAAGGCGGAGAAACCAAGGTCGTTCGCCTGCGGCTCAGCCACGCCGCCCCTCCGGAGGACAGCGCTTCCGTGAGATCTTTTGCAACCGGATTTGAGAAAGTGATGGGGGAGCGCCTGCGGGAGGCGGACGAGTTCTATGCATCCATTACTCCTCCCTCGCTCAACAAGGAAGAAGCTCTGGTGATGCGCCAATCCTTGGCGGGCATGCTCTGGACCAAGCAATACTATTACTTTGATCTGGACAAATGGCTTGAAGAGCACGGTGCCGACCCCTTGTCACCGGCCAAATCGCCCAATCTCAGAAATCGGCATTGGTATCACATGCTCAACGACGATGTGATCTCGATGCCGGACAAGTGGGAATACCCGTGGTATGCCGCGTGGGATCTGGCCTTTCACTGCGTCGCCCTCACCGCCGTGGATCCGGATTTCGCCAAAGAGCAGCTCGAGTTGATGCTCCATGACATGTACATCCATCCGAATGGACAGGTGCCCGCGTATGAATGGAATTTCGGCGATGTCAATCCGCCGGTGCATGCCTGGGCCACGTGGTTCGTCTATCAGGCCGACAAACAACGACACGGCGAAGGAGACGTGGAGTTCTTGAAAAATGGATTCCAAAAGCTCCTTCTGAATTTTACCTGGTGGGTCAACCGGAAAGATCCTACCGGACGAAACGTGTTCGAGGGAGGCTTTCTCGGATTGGACAACATCGGTGTGTTTGACAGAAGCGCGCCGTTGCCCACCGGGGGTTGCCTGGAACAGGCCGATGGCACGGCCTGGATGGCCCTTTTTTCACAGAACATGCTGGATATCGCGGTGGAGTTGGCCAAACACGATCCCGTGTACGAGGAAATGGCACTCAAGTTTCTGCAGCACTTTCTGTGGATCGCCGCCGCCATGGATCGGATCGGCGAGCATCACGACGAGATGTGGGATGAGGAGGACGGCTTCTTCTATGACCTCCTTCGGCTTCCCGACGGCCATGCAACCAGGTTGAAAGTGCGTTCGATGGTGGGATTGCTTCCGCTGTGCGCTTCGACGGTGTTCGAGATGGATATCGAAGAGAGGCATCCGGATCTTTTGGGGCGAGCCCGGGAGTTTCTGCGCCGTCATCCTGAGCTCATGGCCACCATCGCTCCCCCGAACAAACCCGGCGCTCACAATCGCAGGCTCCTATCCATTCTGGACGAAACCAAGTTGCGGCGAGTGCTGTCGACGATGCTGGACGAGAGCGAGTTCCTCAGTCCGTTCGGCATCCGCTCGCTTTCGCGTTACCACCTCGACCAGCCCTATATCTTCAAGGTTCACGGCGAGGAGTATCGCGTCTCGTATCTTCCGGCCGAGTCCGATACCGGGATGTTCGGAGGCAACTCCAACTGGCGCGGGCCCGTGTGGATGCCGGTCAATGTCCTGATTATCAGGGCGCTGCTGAATCTGTATGCGTATTACGGAAATGATTTTACGGTGGAATGTCCGACCGGTTCCGGCAAGCGAATGAATTTGTTCGAAGTGAGCCGAGAAATTACACTCCGGTTGAGCCGCATCTTTGTGCCCGATGAGACGGGCCGGAGGCCGGTATTCGGCGGCAACGAGAAATTTCAGAGCGACCCATTCTGGCGCGATTGTATCCCGTTCTATGAGTATTTCCACGGCGACGACGGCGCGGGTCTTGGCGCAAGCCATCAGACGGGATGGACCGGCCTGATCGGACGCTTGCTCCAAATCCATGGAGCGGTCAACGCGGAAAGCATCCTCGAGCACGGAAAATTTGGCACCTCCAAACGGATCGGCGGTTTGGCCCAGGGGCGGAAGAAATCCGGTTCGAAGACATGA
- a CDS encoding alpha-amylase family glycosyl hydrolase — MKGGWPKRPVIYEINTWVWLYELSRKYGKTVTLATVPDAEWDAIGAYGFDAVWFMGVWERSPAGIAISMKNNGLLEDFRRALPDFAPQDNVGSPYCVRRYVVDAQLGGPQGLASARKKLAARGLRLILDFVPNHVAPDHPWVNDHPEYFIQGTDDDAARQPDDFIRVGGRVLACGRDPYFPAWPDVLQLNAFAPGLRTAAIDTVDSIADQCDGMRCDMAMLLMNPIFERTWGARAGVKPATDYWPEVISAVRKRHAQVLFIAEAYWDLEWDLQQQGFDYCYDKRLYDRLEHNAAETVRLHLCADLPYQERLVRFIENHDEPRASAAFEAGRVAAAALTAAALPGAKLFHEGQFEGRRVRLPVFLRRRLDEPADERLRSFYRTLLRFLGTDDLRSGEWSLCERRGWPDNQTFMNLLAWCWRKGDKRHLIAANLSPADAQAEVMLPWNDLGGRSWRLADVISGEVFDRQGDQLTKSGLYVDLDPWKFHVLKF; from the coding sequence ATGAAAGGCGGCTGGCCGAAGCGACCGGTCATCTATGAAATCAACACCTGGGTGTGGCTCTACGAACTCAGCCGAAAGTACGGCAAGACCGTGACGCTGGCGACGGTGCCCGATGCGGAATGGGACGCCATCGGGGCCTATGGGTTCGATGCGGTGTGGTTCATGGGCGTATGGGAACGCAGTCCGGCGGGAATCGCAATCTCCATGAAGAATAACGGGCTCCTGGAGGATTTCCGCCGAGCCCTGCCTGATTTTGCCCCGCAAGACAACGTCGGGTCACCCTATTGTGTGCGTCGCTACGTCGTGGATGCCCAGCTGGGAGGACCGCAGGGACTGGCTTCCGCCAGAAAGAAACTGGCCGCCCGCGGCCTTCGGCTGATTCTGGACTTCGTGCCGAATCATGTGGCGCCGGATCATCCGTGGGTGAACGACCATCCGGAGTATTTCATCCAGGGGACGGACGACGATGCAGCCCGGCAGCCCGACGACTTCATCCGCGTCGGGGGCAGAGTGCTGGCCTGCGGGCGGGATCCTTACTTCCCCGCCTGGCCGGACGTGTTGCAACTGAATGCCTTCGCCCCCGGCTTGCGCACGGCCGCCATCGACACCGTCGATTCGATCGCCGATCAATGCGACGGTATGCGATGCGACATGGCCATGCTCCTCATGAATCCGATCTTCGAACGGACCTGGGGCGCGCGGGCCGGGGTCAAGCCGGCGACGGACTATTGGCCCGAAGTGATCTCGGCGGTCCGGAAGCGTCATGCACAGGTCCTCTTCATCGCCGAAGCCTATTGGGATTTGGAGTGGGACCTCCAACAGCAGGGGTTCGACTACTGCTACGACAAGCGGCTCTATGATCGATTGGAGCACAACGCGGCCGAGACGGTGCGGTTGCATCTCTGCGCCGATCTGCCCTATCAGGAGCGGCTCGTCCGCTTCATCGAGAATCACGATGAGCCGAGGGCATCGGCGGCGTTCGAGGCCGGCAGGGTGGCGGCGGCTGCCTTGACGGCGGCCGCCCTGCCTGGAGCCAAGCTCTTTCACGAAGGACAGTTCGAGGGCCGTCGGGTGAGGCTGCCGGTATTTCTGCGCCGCCGGCTGGACGAGCCGGCCGACGAAAGGTTGCGGAGCTTTTACCGGACGCTCTTGCGATTTCTGGGGACGGACGATCTGAGGAGCGGGGAGTGGTCACTGTGCGAGCGCCGGGGATGGCCGGACAACCAGACGTTCATGAATCTCCTGGCCTGGTGCTGGCGTAAAGGCGACAAGCGGCACCTGATCGCCGCCAATCTTTCGCCGGCCGATGCGCAGGCAGAAGTGATGCTGCCGTGGAACGATCTCGGGGGACGCTCCTGGAGACTCGCCGACGTCATCAGCGGAGAGGTGTTCGATCGTCAGGGCGATCAGTTGACCAAGAGCGGACTGTATGTCGATCTGGATCCATGGAAATTTCACGTGTTGAAATTCTGA
- a CDS encoding lipid-binding SYLF domain-containing protein: protein MITDLRRLGMRFRAAAVGMAVCAVLGGYAASPALSADAPDQQQVVDKAKMTLDSFGEDEGMKAALKELGKESKALFIIPQFMRGAFIFGGAGGSGVLIVRDEKSGKWSDPVFYNIGSASFGLQIGADVSEMVLVVRTQKGLEEFYTNDFKLGANAGMAVGPVGAGIAAKGISADIVSYAKKKGAFAGIALDGSGVTVSNDSNKAYYGREVRPTDVIVKKEVGNPKSLKLRESAEKLMK from the coding sequence ATGATCACAGATTTACGGAGACTTGGGATGCGGTTCAGAGCGGCGGCGGTTGGAATGGCCGTTTGCGCGGTCCTCGGAGGATATGCCGCGTCTCCGGCCTTGTCAGCGGACGCCCCGGATCAGCAGCAGGTGGTGGACAAAGCCAAAATGACATTGGACTCGTTTGGCGAGGACGAAGGCATGAAGGCCGCTCTCAAAGAGCTGGGGAAGGAGTCCAAGGCACTGTTCATCATTCCACAGTTCATGCGGGGAGCCTTCATTTTCGGCGGTGCCGGCGGCAGCGGCGTATTGATCGTCCGCGACGAAAAGTCCGGCAAGTGGAGCGATCCGGTGTTCTACAACATCGGGTCGGCCAGTTTCGGCCTGCAGATCGGCGCTGATGTATCTGAAATGGTATTGGTCGTGAGAACGCAAAAGGGCTTGGAAGAGTTTTATACAAACGACTTCAAGCTCGGAGCGAACGCCGGTATGGCCGTCGGACCGGTCGGCGCGGGGATCGCCGCCAAGGGGATCAGCGCGGATATCGTCTCGTATGCCAAGAAGAAGGGTGCGTTTGCGGGGATCGCGCTGGATGGCTCGGGGGTGACCGTTTCCAATGATTCGAACAAGGCCTATTATGGACGAGAGGTTCGTCCGACGGATGTGATCGTGAAAAAAGAAGTCGGCAATCCGAAGTCGCTCAAGCTTCGCGAGAGCGCAGAGAAGCTGATGAAATAG
- the atpG gene encoding ATP synthase F1 subunit gamma has protein sequence MPSLQSVRRKIDSVKKTQKITKAMKMVAAAKLKRTQERILAARPYALKMRDAIRTLSRRVNRDAHPLLKKREGHRIEVAVVTSDRGLCGAFNANILRTAAAALKEFESAGAKVQVIVIGRKGRDFFRRRGWTVRREIVDVFDKLSFEHGMLLGNELQALENYSANRIDAVYAIYNEFKSAIQQRVVVERLLPLDWVVEISDLKEADRGTEQVPGGYLYEPSEDELLEQLLHRNFHIQAYRMLLESSAAEQGARMAAMDGATRNAGELIKKLTVYYNKTRQAAITKELMDIVGGAEALK, from the coding sequence ATGCCGAGTCTTCAATCAGTCCGACGCAAAATCGACTCCGTCAAGAAAACACAAAAGATCACGAAAGCCATGAAAATGGTCGCGGCGGCCAAGCTCAAGCGTACGCAGGAACGCATTCTTGCCGCCAGGCCCTATGCGCTGAAGATGCGTGACGCGATTCGCACCCTCAGCCGGCGCGTGAACCGGGACGCACACCCCCTTCTCAAGAAGCGGGAAGGTCATCGTATCGAGGTAGCCGTGGTCACGAGCGACCGAGGGTTGTGCGGCGCCTTCAATGCCAACATCCTGCGAACGGCGGCGGCGGCCTTGAAAGAATTCGAGTCGGCCGGAGCCAAGGTCCAGGTCATCGTCATCGGCCGGAAAGGACGCGATTTTTTCCGACGACGCGGCTGGACAGTGCGTCGTGAGATCGTGGACGTCTTCGACAAACTCTCATTTGAGCATGGAATGTTGTTGGGCAACGAACTCCAGGCCCTTGAGAATTACTCGGCGAATCGCATCGACGCGGTCTATGCGATTTACAACGAGTTCAAGTCGGCCATACAACAACGGGTGGTCGTTGAACGGCTGCTCCCGCTCGACTGGGTCGTCGAGATCTCGGACCTGAAGGAGGCTGACCGGGGAACCGAACAAGTACCGGGCGGGTATCTGTACGAGCCGAGCGAGGACGAATTGCTCGAGCAGCTGCTGCACCGGAACTTTCATATTCAGGCCTATCGCATGCTGCTGGAATCGTCGGCGGCCGAACAAGGCGCTCGCATGGCGGCGATGGACGGCGCCACACGCAACGCCGGCGAATTGATCAAGAAACTGACCGTCTACTACAACAAGACCAGGCAGGCGGCCATCACGAAGGAGCTGATGGACATCGTCGGAGGAGCGGAAGCCCTGAAGTAG
- the pfp gene encoding diphosphate--fructose-6-phosphate 1-phosphotransferase, whose translation MSTTIAILVGGGPAPGINAVIAAATVRCLAEGNTVLGVEHGFKRIMYGDVSRIVPLTLSHVDRLHFQGGSILKTARANPTKNQAHLLQTLRSLESLGATGLITIGGDDTCFSALTLERAAEGRLRVVHVPKTIDNDLDLPPGVPTFGFQTARHEGTHAVKSILEDASTTSDWFFVVAMGRKAGHLALGIGKAAGATLTLIAEEFPNRPVRLGQIADLVTGSIIKRLAQGREDGVVVLAEGLAEIIAPQDLAAVSTVSRDEHGHMELAELDLGHVLKGEVVKRLALCSLAPRIRVKDIGFELRCADPIPFDMEYCRDLGCCAAEYLMSGGTGAMVSIVEGKFRPMPFHGILDPVTGRTRVRMVDIEADSYRIARRYMTRLEREDFEDTERLTSVARAACATPEVFLNRFASVAEHERETRR comes from the coding sequence ATGAGCACGACCATTGCTATACTCGTCGGTGGAGGTCCGGCACCGGGCATCAACGCGGTCATCGCCGCCGCAACCGTGCGTTGCCTTGCGGAAGGCAACACGGTCTTGGGGGTCGAGCACGGCTTCAAACGCATCATGTACGGCGACGTCAGCAGGATTGTGCCCCTGACGCTGTCCCATGTCGACCGCCTCCACTTTCAAGGCGGCTCCATCCTCAAAACCGCACGAGCCAATCCGACCAAGAATCAGGCGCATCTCCTCCAGACCTTGCGAAGCCTGGAGAGTCTGGGGGCGACCGGACTGATCACCATCGGAGGGGACGACACGTGTTTTTCGGCGCTGACACTCGAACGGGCCGCAGAAGGGCGGTTGCGCGTCGTGCACGTGCCCAAGACCATCGATAATGATCTCGATTTGCCGCCCGGCGTCCCGACATTCGGCTTTCAAACGGCCCGCCATGAAGGCACCCATGCGGTCAAGAGCATTCTCGAAGATGCCTCGACAACCTCCGATTGGTTTTTCGTCGTCGCCATGGGACGAAAAGCCGGGCACCTCGCTTTGGGAATCGGCAAAGCAGCCGGAGCGACCCTCACGCTGATAGCGGAGGAGTTTCCCAATCGCCCGGTCCGATTGGGCCAGATCGCGGATCTCGTAACGGGCTCGATCATCAAGCGGCTTGCTCAGGGACGAGAAGACGGAGTCGTCGTCCTCGCAGAGGGGCTCGCAGAAATCATCGCGCCTCAAGACTTGGCCGCCGTATCGACCGTCTCCCGGGACGAGCACGGCCACATGGAATTGGCCGAACTGGACTTGGGACACGTCTTGAAGGGCGAAGTCGTCAAGCGATTGGCGCTCTGCAGCCTCGCTCCGAGGATCAGGGTGAAAGATATCGGCTTTGAGCTGCGCTGCGCCGACCCCATACCATTCGACATGGAGTACTGTCGGGACTTGGGATGCTGCGCCGCCGAATATCTGATGTCCGGGGGAACAGGCGCAATGGTATCCATCGTCGAGGGCAAATTCCGACCCATGCCGTTCCATGGAATTTTGGATCCCGTGACTGGACGGACCCGTGTCCGAATGGTGGATATCGAAGCCGATTCCTATCGTATCGCCCGCCGCTACATGACCCGCTTGGAACGAGAAGATTTTGAGGACACCGAGAGGCTGACTTCCGTGGCCCGAGCAGCGTGTGCAACCCCGGAGGTATTCCTGAACCGATTCGCTTCCGTAGCCGAACACGAGCGCGAGACACGTCGCTGA